From the genome of Halomonas sp. I5-271120, one region includes:
- a CDS encoding RNase H family protein, giving the protein MAIYRKGTLDQLWYGLYNPKGTNNTAELNAFFQALHMAKEEIAQGSSVRIHCDSMYTTNAITKWAGEWRKRGWKKVNGEAIKNPEIIQPTHALYESLKSSLTIAHVKGDAGVEGNELADRMAMYGADQQAYHRL; this is encoded by the coding sequence ATGGCCATCTACCGCAAGGGCACCCTCGACCAGCTCTGGTATGGCCTCTACAACCCCAAGGGGACCAACAATACAGCCGAGTTAAACGCCTTTTTCCAAGCTCTACATATGGCCAAGGAGGAAATTGCGCAGGGATCGTCCGTGCGGATCCACTGCGACTCCATGTACACCACCAACGCCATCACGAAGTGGGCCGGCGAATGGCGGAAGCGCGGCTGGAAGAAAGTCAATGGAGAGGCGATAAAGAACCCGGAGATCATCCAGCCCACGCATGCGCTGTACGAAAGCCTCAAATCGTCGCTGACCATCGCCCACGTCAAAGGGGACGCAGGAGTTGAAGGCAACGAACTAGCCGACAGGATGGCAATGTACGGGGCCGACCAACAGGCCTACCACCGCTTGTAA
- a CDS encoding site-specific integrase, giving the protein MGKLTTRGVQKLVREAKPGLTNDGEGLYLKIGKKGGASWIYRFRRNGKLRDMGLGSYSDVSLAEARARAGKNRSLIKEGLDPLEAKVEEEQVDEATPTFTSCAARYIMSHRRSWRNAKHARQWVSTLKAYARPVIGNKPVDEVTTQDVLKILSPTWTSKTETAKRVQGRIENVLDYAAAHNYRDPVNPARWRGHLDKLLAKPSRVKQVSHHPAMPYDDVAAFMAELQGYTSVSSRALQFLILTATRTSEVLRADWLELDLNNQTWTIPADRMKARREHRVPLSRQAVELLAQLPRVKGNSYVFPGARYGRPLSNMAMLQLMRGIGYGQGGERGDYVPHGFRSSFRDWTGEVTSYPRDVAEMALAHTIENKVEAAYRRGDLFNKRRAMMQNWADFILPQS; this is encoded by the coding sequence ATGGGCAAGCTCACCACACGTGGAGTGCAGAAACTGGTCAGGGAGGCCAAGCCCGGGTTGACCAACGATGGTGAGGGCCTGTACCTCAAGATCGGCAAGAAAGGGGGAGCAAGCTGGATCTATCGGTTCCGGCGCAATGGCAAACTTCGCGACATGGGCCTTGGTAGCTATTCGGACGTCAGCCTTGCTGAAGCGCGAGCTCGTGCCGGCAAGAACCGTAGCCTCATCAAGGAAGGCCTTGATCCCCTTGAGGCCAAGGTAGAAGAAGAGCAAGTAGACGAGGCCACGCCCACCTTCACCAGCTGTGCCGCCCGCTACATCATGTCCCACCGCCGCAGCTGGCGGAACGCCAAGCACGCGCGGCAATGGGTCAGCACGTTGAAGGCCTACGCTCGACCGGTCATCGGAAACAAGCCTGTCGATGAGGTCACCACCCAAGACGTCCTGAAAATCCTGTCACCGACCTGGACCAGCAAGACCGAAACGGCCAAGCGCGTGCAAGGCCGGATTGAGAACGTCCTCGACTACGCCGCGGCGCACAACTACCGAGATCCTGTGAACCCGGCCCGCTGGCGTGGGCACCTCGACAAGCTGCTGGCCAAACCATCTAGGGTCAAGCAGGTAAGCCACCATCCGGCTATGCCCTATGATGATGTTGCCGCCTTCATGGCCGAGCTTCAGGGCTATACCAGCGTTTCCTCCAGGGCCCTGCAGTTCCTGATCCTGACAGCTACGCGCACTTCAGAGGTCCTGCGCGCTGATTGGCTGGAGCTCGACCTCAACAATCAAACCTGGACGATCCCAGCCGACAGAATGAAGGCACGCCGCGAACACCGTGTGCCGCTGTCACGGCAAGCGGTGGAGCTGCTGGCCCAGCTACCGCGAGTGAAGGGCAACTCCTATGTCTTCCCCGGAGCGCGCTACGGACGCCCTCTCTCCAATATGGCCATGCTGCAGCTGATGCGAGGCATCGGCTATGGTCAGGGTGGCGAACGGGGCGACTACGTGCCCCACGGCTTCCGCTCGAGCTTTCGCGATTGGACCGGCGAAGTCACCAGTTATCCTCGTGACGTCGCAGAAATGGCGCTGGCCCACACCATCGAGAACAAGGTGGAAGCGGCCTATCGCCGTGGAGACCTCTTCAATAAGCGACGGGCCATGATGCAGAATTGGGCCGATTTCATCCTACCGCAGAGCTAG
- the merP gene encoding mercury resistance system periplasmic binding protein MerP, whose product MKRLAACIALSATLATSAWAAPQTVTLSVPGMTCAACPITVKAALNKVDGVSHVDVSYPDREAVVTFDDSRTHVEALTEATTNAGSPSSPTPSEADRE is encoded by the coding sequence ATGAAACGACTCGCTGCCTGCATTGCGCTTTCCGCGACGCTCGCCACGTCGGCTTGGGCCGCCCCGCAGACCGTGACGTTGTCGGTGCCGGGCATGACCTGCGCCGCCTGCCCGATCACCGTCAAGGCCGCCCTCAACAAAGTGGACGGTGTCTCGCACGTCGATGTGAGCTACCCGGATCGTGAGGCGGTGGTCACCTTCGACGATTCACGAACGCACGTCGAAGCATTGACCGAAGCCACCACCAACGCCGGCTCCCCCTCATCCCCGACACCCTCGGAAGCGGATCGGGAGTGA
- a CDS encoding viroplasmin family protein, giving the protein MTAKKAPKFYVVWVGRQTGIFTTQEGDDIWQRGLGPFGPHISAE; this is encoded by the coding sequence ATGACAGCAAAGAAAGCCCCCAAATTCTATGTCGTTTGGGTCGGCCGGCAGACCGGGATCTTCACCACACAAGAAGGCGACGACATCTGGCAGCGTGGCCTCGGCCCCTTCGGGCCGCACATCTCGGCGGAATAA
- a CDS encoding L,D-transpeptidase family protein, with amino-acid sequence MWQLRKRTVVGVLAGWLALIGASQAEEEGEWPRGHYPLPEEGNVIGDTYRITVDDREDTLLDIARRHNLGYREIMRANPDTSIWIPGEGTEVTIPGRFILPDVERNGIVINIAELRLYYYPEVDDDETPRVETYPIGIGREGFGTPLGVTKTTMNIKNPAWYPPESVQREARARGEEAPSVVPPGPDNPLGDHAIILGFDGYLIHGTNQPDGIGMRASRGCIRMFPGDIESIFDRVPAGTQVRIVNQSIKIGWYEGQLLVQAFPPLEGEGHSMSTLVETITRLNQRNAEGWSFDYEQLRGLLDDPSGRMVALNPKPEPDRTHDTDYQGIYAEIALGRP; translated from the coding sequence TTGTGGCAGCTCCGAAAACGCACAGTGGTGGGGGTGCTGGCCGGTTGGCTGGCACTCATCGGCGCTTCTCAGGCCGAAGAGGAGGGCGAATGGCCCCGCGGCCACTATCCGCTGCCTGAGGAAGGCAATGTGATCGGCGACACCTACCGCATAACGGTGGATGATCGAGAGGATACCCTGCTCGATATCGCCAGGCGACACAACCTGGGGTACCGGGAGATCATGCGAGCCAATCCGGACACCAGCATCTGGATCCCCGGCGAGGGAACCGAGGTGACCATTCCCGGACGCTTCATCCTGCCCGATGTCGAGCGCAACGGGATCGTCATCAACATCGCCGAGCTGCGCCTTTATTACTATCCCGAGGTGGATGACGACGAGACGCCGCGTGTCGAGACCTATCCTATTGGCATCGGTCGCGAGGGCTTCGGTACGCCCCTCGGTGTCACCAAGACCACCATGAACATCAAGAATCCCGCCTGGTATCCACCCGAGTCGGTTCAGCGTGAAGCCAGGGCACGCGGTGAAGAGGCGCCCAGCGTGGTGCCCCCAGGCCCGGACAATCCGCTGGGAGACCATGCCATTATCCTTGGATTCGATGGCTACTTGATCCATGGGACCAACCAACCGGATGGAATCGGCATGCGTGCCAGTCGTGGCTGTATTCGCATGTTCCCCGGGGACATCGAGTCGATCTTCGACCGCGTGCCCGCCGGCACCCAGGTCCGAATCGTCAACCAGTCCATCAAGATCGGCTGGTACGAGGGGCAACTGCTGGTTCAGGCATTCCCGCCTTTGGAGGGAGAAGGGCACAGCATGTCCACATTGGTAGAGACCATCACACGTCTCAACCAGCGCAACGCCGAGGGCTGGAGCTTCGATTATGAACAACTTCGCGGACTATTAGATGACCCCAGCGGTCGCATGGTAGCCCTGAATCCCAAGCCGGAGCCGGATAGAACGCATGACACTGACTACCAGGGTATCTACGCAGAAATCGCGCTGGGCAGGCCATGA
- a CDS encoding LysR family transcriptional regulator, giving the protein MELRHLRYFCVAAEELNMTRAAARLNMAQPPLTRQINQLEEEIGTRLFERSSRGLTLTPAGQFFHEHTLQILEKVDTTVAGTRRIARNKHQLFGIGFVPSVFYGQLPLLVRGLRQKEDLELTLAELTTVQQIQALKAGRIDLGFGRLRIDDPDIEQEVLFEEPMMAALPNGHPLEGTTPTMAQLAEYPLILFPATPRPSMADSVLGMFRRRGLRVRVAQEANEMQTALGLVASDLGITLVPEQVRRLQRDGINYVYLAEKHITIPILCSRRRGEKPNEIMQAANAILAVLVENRRSGRYP; this is encoded by the coding sequence ATGGAGTTGCGCCACCTGCGGTACTTCTGCGTAGCGGCCGAAGAGCTGAACATGACCCGAGCGGCCGCCAGACTGAACATGGCTCAGCCCCCTTTAACTCGCCAGATCAATCAGTTAGAAGAAGAAATCGGCACTCGACTGTTCGAGCGAAGTTCCCGAGGTCTGACCCTCACCCCCGCGGGTCAGTTCTTTCATGAGCATACCCTGCAGATACTGGAGAAAGTCGACACCACGGTCGCTGGCACCAGGCGTATCGCCCGCAACAAGCACCAGCTGTTCGGCATCGGCTTCGTTCCGTCGGTGTTCTACGGCCAGCTTCCGCTGCTGGTGCGCGGGCTACGACAAAAGGAGGATCTAGAGCTGACGCTGGCGGAACTGACCACCGTGCAGCAGATCCAGGCATTGAAGGCGGGGCGTATCGATTTGGGATTCGGCCGGTTGCGCATCGACGACCCCGATATAGAGCAGGAGGTATTGTTCGAAGAGCCGATGATGGCGGCACTGCCTAACGGCCACCCTCTCGAAGGCACTACGCCGACCATGGCGCAACTGGCCGAATACCCACTGATCCTGTTTCCAGCCACGCCGCGTCCAAGCATGGCGGACAGCGTACTCGGCATGTTCCGCCGCCGTGGACTGCGGGTAAGAGTCGCGCAAGAAGCCAATGAGATGCAGACAGCGCTGGGGCTCGTGGCCTCGGACCTGGGCATCACCCTGGTCCCCGAACAGGTTCGCAGGCTTCAGCGCGACGGTATCAACTACGTCTATCTGGCCGAGAAGCACATCACAATTCCCATCCTCTGCAGCCGGCGCCGGGGGGAAAAGCCAAATGAGATCATGCAGGCCGCCAACGCTATCCTCGCCGTGCTGGTCGAGAACCGTCGGAGTGGGCGCTATCCCTGA
- the lnt gene encoding apolipoprotein N-acyltransferase, whose product MDAQNQPVRDMTPVGRLSPVLGCLLALTAGGLTTLSAAPFTLWWLGPVAVALVYVGIHALTPAQAALRGWCYGVGLFGSGASWVFVAIHGYGDTGALLALFLTGLFVASLALFYTVPFWLYRRVTGRRLAFLSFAGTWVLSEWLRTWLFTGFPWLLLGTSQVDSPLAAWAPVGGVYLLSLITALTGTLGVELLRRRWWALAPIAALWLAPLALPGQWTSPAGEPLSVALLQGNLDQSIKWSAQGQREAVNIYTALTGEQPDGIDLMVWPEVALPMFEEEARPILERVQSNLAPDTALLTGILQRDGGDYYNSVIGLGNAEGHYRKARLVPFGEYLPLESLLAGTIAFFDLPMPTMTPGPEAQGPIHAAGTTIGNAICYEIIYADRVAEQARAAELLLTVSNDTWFGRSIGPLQHLQMARLRALENGRYLIRATSNGMTAIVDPQGSVTARAPQFQATSLRGEVRPMVGNTPFTRTGSWPIWLLAALLVLHGWRLNTRRSG is encoded by the coding sequence ATGGATGCACAGAACCAGCCAGTCCGGGACATGACGCCTGTCGGACGGCTCTCTCCGGTCCTCGGCTGTTTGCTGGCCCTGACCGCCGGGGGGCTGACCACCCTCAGCGCCGCGCCCTTCACGCTGTGGTGGCTGGGCCCTGTGGCGGTGGCCCTGGTCTATGTCGGCATCCATGCCCTGACACCCGCTCAAGCCGCCCTCCGTGGCTGGTGCTATGGCGTGGGCCTGTTCGGCTCCGGTGCCTCCTGGGTCTTCGTCGCAATCCACGGCTATGGGGATACGGGGGCGCTCCTGGCGCTCTTCCTCACCGGTCTGTTCGTGGCCAGCCTGGCGCTGTTCTATACCGTGCCCTTCTGGCTCTATCGCCGCGTCACGGGCCGACGCCTGGCCTTCCTCAGCTTCGCCGGCACCTGGGTTCTCAGCGAGTGGCTGCGCACCTGGCTGTTTACCGGGTTTCCCTGGCTGCTGCTGGGCACGTCCCAAGTGGACTCGCCGCTGGCGGCCTGGGCCCCGGTGGGCGGCGTCTATCTTCTGTCGCTGATCACCGCCCTGACCGGCACCCTGGGCGTGGAGCTGCTGCGCCGACGCTGGTGGGCCCTTGCCCCTATCGCCGCCCTGTGGCTGGCCCCGTTAGCCTTGCCGGGTCAGTGGACCAGCCCGGCCGGCGAGCCGCTCAGCGTGGCGCTGTTGCAAGGCAACCTCGACCAGAGCATCAAGTGGAGTGCCCAAGGCCAGCGCGAGGCGGTCAACATCTACACGGCGTTGACCGGGGAGCAGCCCGACGGCATCGACCTGATGGTCTGGCCCGAGGTGGCGCTGCCAATGTTCGAGGAGGAGGCGCGGCCCATACTGGAGCGGGTGCAGTCCAACCTCGCCCCCGACACCGCCCTGCTCACCGGCATCCTGCAGCGCGACGGCGGCGACTACTACAATAGCGTGATCGGCCTGGGTAACGCCGAGGGCCACTACCGCAAGGCGCGTCTGGTACCCTTCGGCGAGTACCTGCCGCTGGAGAGCCTGCTCGCCGGCACCATCGCCTTCTTCGACCTGCCCATGCCGACCATGACGCCCGGGCCCGAAGCTCAGGGGCCGATCCACGCCGCCGGAACCACCATCGGTAACGCCATCTGCTACGAGATCATCTATGCCGACCGGGTCGCCGAGCAGGCGCGCGCTGCCGAGCTACTGCTGACGGTCTCCAACGACACCTGGTTCGGCCGCTCCATCGGCCCCCTGCAGCATTTGCAGATGGCCCGTCTGCGTGCGCTGGAGAATGGCCGATACCTGATTCGCGCCACCAGCAACGGGATGACTGCCATCGTCGATCCTCAGGGCAGTGTCACAGCCCGCGCACCACAGTTCCAGGCGACGAGCCTTCGCGGCGAGGTGCGGCCCATGGTGGGAAACACGCCGTTCACCCGAACCGGTAGCTGGCCAATCTGGCTATTGGCCGCCTTACTGGTGCTGCATGGATGGCGACTTAACACACGTCGGTCTGGATGA